Proteins encoded within one genomic window of Argiope bruennichi chromosome 7, qqArgBrue1.1, whole genome shotgun sequence:
- the LOC129976507 gene encoding vesicular acetylcholine transporter-like, which yields MTVIPVINMDAAQVWRRVNDKLEHPESQRKMVLVIVCVALLLDNMLYMVIVPIIPDYLRYIGAWKTHTEQGEMVWDNSSAPVGSNDSYWRRGKSRIVYEGEDSAVGMLFASKAIVQLFVNPFSGTVIDKIGYDTPMMIGLTIMFISTAMFACGQSYGILFFARSLQGVGSAFADTGGLAMIADRFTEDEARSKAIGIAQAFISFGSLVAPPFGGFLYEFAGKEVPFIVLSMISLMDGFALLFVMRPVKEAMKEQGIERPKGTPIYRLFIDKYIFVCAGTLVMANVSLAFLEPTIALWMKNTMENIDESQMGIIWLPAFIPHVFGVYTTVKLCKKYPKYQWLLAATGLALEGISSIFVPFSTSYWVLMIPLSGICFGIAQVDTSLLPMLGHLVDTRYVSVYGSIYAIADISYSLAYAIGPIIAGGIVDSLGFTGLNMIIAITNLAYVPAILMLRHVYDYDTFENEQIVLDEVPTAQYKTFTMDNGNAVSLNTNVAESGNLEPDLFQSQQQQQQQQQLFQADPRSSQQPVHDTNPFRQPQPMTNSSANNLQGQQFQNQQATQKKQKGNRGYRSSTDMEKMINSSDED from the coding sequence ATGACGGTCATACCAGTAATAAATATGGATGCGGCGCAAGTATGGAGGAGGGTTAATGATAAATTAGAACACCCAGAAAGTCAAAGGAAGATGGTTCTAGTTATAGTGTGTGTAGCACTACTTTTGGACAATATGTTATATATGGTAATTGTACCAATTATTCCGGATTACCTGCGGTACATAGGGGCTTGGAAAACTCATACAGAGCAAGGCGAAATGGTTTGGGATAACAGCTCAGCTCCTGTTGGTAGTAATGACAGCTATTGGAGAAGAGGAAAATCCAGAATCGTTTATGAAGGAGAAGACAGTGCCGTTGGGATGTTATTCGCTTCGAAAGCCATCGTTCAGTTATTTGTAAATCCGTTTTCGGGAACTGTTATTGATAAAATTGGATATGACACACCTATGATGATAGGTCTCACCATCATGTTCATATCAACCGCTATGTTTGCTTGTGGACAGAGTTATGGGATTTTGTTTTTCGCACGAAGCTTGCAAGGAGTCGGCTCTGCGTTTGCTGATACTGGAGGTCTGGCCATGATTGCTGATCGATTTACTGAAGATGAGGCTCGTAGTAAAGCTATAGGTATTGCCCAAGCATTCATTTCCTTTGGTAGCCTTGTAGCACCACCATTTGGTGGTTTCCTGTATGAATTTGCAGGGAAGGAAGTTCCATTCATTGTATTAAGTATGATATCGCTTATGGATGGTTTTGCTTTGCTATTCGTCATGCGACCTGTAAAAGAAGCCATGAAAGAACAAGGAATAGAACGACCGAAAGGAACTCCTATATATAGATTATTCATAGATAAGTATATATTTGTCTGTGCAGGAACATTAGTTATGGCGAATGTGTCACTTGCATTCTTGGAACCAACCATTGCATTGTGGATGAAAAATACAATGGAAAATATTGATGAATCTCAGATGGGTATAATATGGCTACCTGCATTTATACCCCACGTATTTGGTGTTTACACTACGGTGAAATTGTGCAAAAAGTATCCAAAGTACCAGTGGCTTTTAGCGGCAACAGGATTGGCTCTGGAAGGAATAAGCAGCATATTTGTTCCTTTCTCTACCAGCTATTGGGTTTTAATGATTCCCTTATCAGGAATTTGTTTCGGTATAGCCCAAGTAGATACCTCCCTTTTACCTATGCTTGGGCATCTAGTAGATACTCGCTACGTTTCTGTGTATGGCTCTATTTACGCCATAGCAGACATATCATATTCTTTAGCATATGCAATTGGCCCTATTATTGCTGGAGGAATTGTAGACTCATTGGGATTCACTGGATTGAATATGATCATTGCCATTACAAATCTGGCATATGTGCCCGCAATATTGATGTTACGACATGTATATGATTACGATACTTTTGAAAATGAGCAAATTGTCTTGGATGAGGTACCAACAGCTCAGTACAAGACTTTCACAATGGATAACGGGAACGCTGTCAGTTTGAATACCAATGTGGCAGAATCAGGTAACTTGGAACCTGATTTATTTCagtcacaacaacaacagcagcagcaaCAGCAACTCTTCCAGGCCGATCCGAGGTCCAGTCAGCAGCCAGTACATGATACCAATCCCTTTCGCCAACCACAACCGATGACGAATTCATCAGCCAATAACCTTCAAGGCCAACAGTTTCAAAATCAACAAGCCACACAAAAAAAGCAGAAAGGTAACAGAGGATATCGTTCCTCCACGGATatggaaaaaatgattaatagttCTGATGAAGATTGA